The sequence GGCATCGTATATCAGTAAAAAAGACAAATCCGAAAACAGTTTAgtgagaaatattatttttattatggttTTATTGTATTACCAAAGAGCGAAGATTGTAAATCTTAttgctgatttaccaacacaaccaatagattcgccttaatttaaacattaaaaatcttggaatttcaaaaaatcacgatcaagacgaatctattaaaggtggtatcgataaatcagctgatttgttttttttttctttcgccgagtccatgtggctgtcaacacagaatgaaacaagacaaattaatttgttgttttctaattttccaAAACCCTGACGTGACAATCAAATGtataaaacattgttgttggtctagtgccaccagcTTTGATGAATGCGACTTGGCCACGatctaattttttgaagtgaaacttctttgtcgatggacgagcgagaatggagagtaaaatttcaaggccatgcattttcgttccgcgagagagaaaaaagatataacgtagaggaaaaggcactttaggctatttttcctgagtttgtccttggttgctaatttctagtgagaaataacacagcctactttttggcgtttgtttgttgtgcaaacttgtaggaaatatatttttagtgccTACTCGTTggagttatatttccttggtgcctactgtttggggcgttttttggtcccaatatttttggtgcctactttttggcgcttattttcgtttcctggctagtgcttgtgcgtactatttCGGCGGTGCTATCCATtctggcgtcggatttattggtattgccttgcgataatttgtgccgttgctgcgatcctggaatcgctgcgtttgtgcgggtgataaacgatcggagtagtgcgcgttgttgccacggtttgtgtccggcgtttacctacaccggtcgacccttctccgttttttgtaaatttcgtctatttgtattctctacaaatgttgtgaatttatttagatatatattctttctctcattctctctctctctctctcattctctctcgggtctctccctctttctttgtctgccttgaaagtttcacttctgttatgtgtactacgctacacgcactttttttattgatatttcttttcataatttttgaataGGAATAAATAGcaacacaaatttaaaataaaccgccctatttgttttatttattaacaacatTTTATGCAGCAATTAATTACTACATAAATCAAAATAACGATACCAGCTACGAAACTTTTGGTCGTTCCCAAAACAGTAGGTCTGCGTTATCGGATCGATTCGgctttatatccgaccaaggactgttaCTCCGCAGCATTACCCGTGAATgtgtggggaatgtttatgctgctacaacaacaacaaaatttatagTCGTCTAAATAACTTTATAAACCTCGGTAGACACTCTGGGGTGTGAGTCAccccacaaaatatttaataggtTGTAATTTGTTTAATTCCAACATCTGGAAATATACCGTTAGCTGTATTTTAGGAACGCCGATTAAACTCTTCAAATTCATTCACCGAATTTGTGCAGAtctaaaaaagtgattttgttaaatttcgTCCGCGTACTTTTTTGCTTATACAGCCAACGTCAGaagaaagtgtacaccataTATTAACAAGTCTATGACCCTAACAGCGTcatcaaaatcaattatttgatCATCCAAATCAGATAAAAAGTGTTCCATCAATCATATTCGAAGTCATCGTATCCAGCGACACAAACAGACTTATTCATCGACAGAGGCGAACAAAGTTACTACGTGAATGGACGAATTAAAGACACCATTATTAGGGCATTGACCCAAATCGAATAAAACCTGCCTATCCATCATTGGTACCCACCAACCACATTGCCCCATACACACGTCTTTGTATTGGGCACACCCAATCACAAGCGCACACTTATTACAGGGTAGCATAACCAACACTTGCTCCTTCTGCCAAGCTTGCCAGTGCGCATCATCTACTGGTATCCTGCCCATAACTTGCTTCCCAAAGGCATTACCACCTCGACGGCATGGATCGTCTCCTACTTTTAAAAGACGCGCCTgaagataatataaaaaaaatataaatttctaaagTACGCCGATCTACTCCGTTGTATCTGACCAAACTCACATCACCAGCCAGCCGAAAGCCTTTGCTACAGTTTacctaataattttattatcatgtaagcttattcaaataaaaaataaaacatttatgaTTGTTTTACAGAAAAGGTCTCAAACTCGACGATTATAAGTTACCAAAATACAACCACATTCTCCCTGTCAATTGCTCCGGTTGTTGTTACGAATGCAGCAAGTCCAGTGTTGGTCGTAAACACTCAGCGGAATAGAAAATCAGAATAAGAATAAATTaaccaatttattttaatagaattaaaaaataacttaattataatattaatttggtCCGCATCAAATTATTGAACTCTGCGCCCACTGAGCAACTTCAGTGGGCAGTGCTTGATACTTTTGTACGGCATCGTTTATTTGCCCATAAGTTAATGCTAGGCGATGCATTTCGAAATCTTTTTGTACCTTGCCCACTACGCTAGAAATCGGCAAAATCATCTCCATATGGCGTAGACGTTCAAATGCCTTCAACGAAACGGCGCGTTCTATGCCCTGCATAGTTGTTGAAACCTTAGCAAACTTCGCAAAGCgagcaaaaataatttcaaaattgaaaggGTCACGGTCGTAGATTTCGGAATGATGTTTAATAGCAATCACGAGACATAGTTCAAGAACGGAGAGGCCACAGAGTAATTCTACCCTCGGATCAACGGTGTAGGTTGCAATAATTTCACACACCTGTTCTGCGGTTATTCGTGGTTGAGAATTCGGATCTAATTGTGCTACCAAACGAAATAATagaacttttaaaaatgattcGCTTTTATCAATTTCGAAAAATGTCTGCAACGCAGCCACTACTGCTGATTTGTTGTCATCTATCAAAACCGCTATGCTGTTATTCCAggattcaatatattttttgttaaatttgtacTTGGCAGGATTGAAGTGATTGCGATGAATAGTAAGCTCATCTGAATTAAGCAATTTTAACTGAGACACCCGTTCCGCTGCCTGTTTCAGTTCTTTCTCATGGGGTATGCTTAGCAACGTTTCGAAACGGTCCAAGTATGTTTCAAAAGTATTAGCAGTAGGAAAGAGAAAAATTTGTCTGAAAGAGAAAAcaattatttcactttataaaaaaaagattaaagttCGTTTTTTACCTGTGCGAAAATCGAGACTTCACTCGCTTTTCCAACAATTCTATGACATCCAGTCGGCATGTTGCCCCTAGCACACATATCGGTGCTTGTGCCGACTGTGATACGTCGAACAAATTGTATAATAAGGTTTGGTTATGATGAGAGCAGAATAGATCGAACTCCTCTAGTATGAAGATAACACTTTTCGACCGTTTATTGCCCGACTTTAGACATGCCAAAAGAAAAGCTAAATTTTCTGCGAATGAGCCGAATGCTTTACCATTTGCAGCGTTTTCTAGTTGCATCTGCACGGTGATGGATTTAAGTGCCAATTTGTCGTCCGTATGGAGATTACCATTTAAGTGCACCAAAAtcgtattttgttgaaaatcggCGGAAGGCACAAGGTCGGCAAGCACTGCATTAATTAACTACAAAAATTACACATTAACTTGTAgttcattcatacatatttttttttttacaactatAGACTCACTGTAGTTTTACCAGATCCTCTCGGGCCAATAAGCAAGAGCGAATTTGATTCACCCAACTCCGCAGTACGTAGTAGCAACTGGCGAACGTTTTCACGCTCCATTTCATGGCCATGCAATGTTGTATAGTCGCGTTGCAAGCGTTCCTTCAGAAAACgcctaattttaattaaatcctCATTCAtttctataaaaacaaaaaatagcttgGAAACCAACTCCTCAAGCAATTGTTTAGTAAAcaccaaaaattgtttacctaACAGCTGTGTGTTGAATACGCGCCAAAAGCAAATGGTAATTACCTACACGATTATTGTTCTTAGACATAGATGCCGCTGTGATAAGTAGTGCCAATTGGAATATACCTTGCCGTGCATGAAGCAGAAGACTGCTTATAACTTAAGCGCGAAATACTCTAGTCAATCAGCTTGGCAAACAATGTGCATACCCACTTTTTCACTTCCCATGCACTACAGAAAAGTGACGCCTTCAAACAATGGTTATGACTTTTCTTTAGCAAAAGTCTCATTTTACGTAGATATTTTAAAGGAATTTTCGGTAATTAAAGGCCCTTTGAACTAGCCTTTGAAGTGCTCATGTTTGACTAATGTTAATTTCGGTGAACCCTTACCGTCATATCCCTCTCATCTATTGCTCATAAATCTTAAATCTATTCAGAATCGCCGATCGCCTATCCTAAGCCTTTCTTTCACTTACGAAATCATCAATGGTGCAATTGGCTGCCTGTATTTGTTAAAACGAATAAGATTTAATGCTTTCAACGTTATCTTCATACTTACTTACGATCGTTGGGGATAACTGAGTATTCATCTAATGCTCCCATTTCTCGAtctatttgtgaatttatttttttatttatactcccTCTAGACTATCCTATCTGTCTCGATCTATTTGTGAATACATTGCCATTAGTCATACAATCACTTTTAACTATTCTGTCAAAGCACAGCTTTATTGAATCTTTTGAGTTCCACATTTAGTTTTGGAACTACTACAAGTAATAAATTCATGTTCAGTTACTTTGTGCTATTGTTTATTGGAATTtccttattttatataattgttGGTATATTTCACAAGCCGTTTGACTGATGTACTTCGTGCTTTAGTTTTTCCGCTacctaataatacgttcacatatgtataaatagatCATATACTTTTTCGCgtttaactcaaaatccgtaattaaaaagcgccatttcccatacaaaaaatctctcccaaaatctgagattataaaataatcctacaCAATAACAATACTTTTTGACAcacaaccctgtgttttttgtgttatcgataattattattacgaatgtatggagaaacatcaaaataaaaacaaaatgaaatggatgccggcaatgAAAagaggtctgtaaacataattctaataaaatctttgttaaatattattaattatggattcattttacagaaaaaagcgtgtgttcaTAAACGATTTGTCCTcctattacttattataaaatgtaatatcgtatttcgaatgcgtattgctgGCATAATTtattgcaacctcagtaaacgtcgcatcgGATTTCCTTCAACTGTTATTATTAGCAGGATTTCTTTCAACTGTATATTgctagcagccaattgcgcagtTAAATTAGATAATCCTTCTACttgttttctttatatcgttaataataattaaacaaaccaaaatctCCAAAATGTTCCACCAAAGCAAATTCTacgaagaaaaacctttcataaCAGTATTGATAgatgattgtcaattttgcagataACCTAATTTTGTGGACTTATTGTTAATTACTGCATAAGTGAACGTGCTTTAATAAAAGTGGAGAAATGCTTATTTTTCTATCACTGTTTTTGTAAATGTGGAGAAATGCTTATTCTTCTATCATTGTTTTTGTAAAGTTATGTGACTAttatcagctgattttttttgtttcgtacgTAGTAAGCTTTTGctaataaatacaaaagaaataaacaacagTTCCTTCTATGGCTATTTAACCGGCAAGATCCGCTTACAAAGGATAGTTAACAATTCAAATTTGCCGTTTGATAATTGTTTCGTAGGGTAATGCGTTTGCAACATGAAggaccaaaagcaaaaacaaaatatactccTTTGCTGTTTTTGCTCTACTCCTGCTACCTGCTCAATACATGATGAGAGAGCTCTAAG is a genomic window of Anastrepha ludens isolate Willacy chromosome 6, idAnaLude1.1, whole genome shotgun sequence containing:
- the LOC128867706 gene encoding origin recognition complex subunit 4 → MNEDLIKIRRFLKERLQRDYTTLHGHEMERENVRQLLLRTAELGESNSLLLIGPRGSGKTTLINAVLADLVPSADFQQNTILVHLNGNLHTDDKLALKSITVQMQLENAANGKAFGSFAENLAFLLACLKSGNKRSKSVIFILEEFDLFCSHHNQTLLYNLFDVSQSAQAPICVLGATCRLDVIELLEKRVKSRFSHRQIFLFPTANTFETYLDRFETLLSIPHEKELKQAAERVSQLKLLNSDELTIHRNHFNPAKYKFNKKYIESWNNSIAVLIDDNKSAVVAALQTFFEIDKSESFLKVLLFRLVAQLDPNSQPRITAEQVCEIIATYTVDPRVELLCGLSVLELCLVIAIKHHSEIYDRDPFNFEIIFARFAKFAKVSTTMQGIERAVSLKAFERLRHMEMILPISSVVGKVQKDFEMHRLALTYGQINDAVQKYQALPTEVAQWAQSSII